In one window of Pseudomonas benzenivorans DNA:
- a CDS encoding AraC family transcriptional regulator codes for MDLSANEQTHFWRAPQLGGVELLHARYIEHTFSPHVHEGFVLGVVEQGAHLFQHRGSGHLASVGSMIVINPDELHSCSKAGDQGWRYRACYPDAQQIRGVLQELELDAAGLPGFASSVIQDLELTRAFAELHCLLDGPATVLQCQVAWREAILLLFQRHGRVREAREPGREPWAVAQAKALLDSRLADPPSLEQLAAAVSLSPFHFARVFRRATGLPPHAWLRQRRLQQARAQLQRGSTPLAVAMQLGFADQSHLSRQFKQAYGVTPGEYRKACGA; via the coding sequence ATGGACTTGAGTGCGAACGAGCAGACGCATTTCTGGCGCGCGCCCCAGTTGGGCGGGGTCGAGTTGCTGCATGCGCGCTACATCGAACACACCTTTTCCCCCCATGTACACGAGGGTTTCGTGCTCGGCGTGGTCGAGCAGGGCGCCCACCTGTTTCAGCATCGCGGCAGCGGTCACCTGGCGTCCGTGGGCAGCATGATCGTGATCAACCCCGATGAGCTGCACTCCTGTTCCAAGGCGGGCGATCAGGGGTGGCGCTATCGGGCCTGCTATCCGGATGCGCAGCAGATCCGGGGTGTGCTGCAAGAGCTGGAGCTGGATGCCGCTGGTCTGCCCGGATTCGCCAGCAGCGTGATACAGGACCTCGAACTGACTCGGGCTTTCGCCGAACTGCATTGCCTGCTGGACGGTCCAGCCACCGTCTTGCAGTGTCAGGTCGCCTGGCGCGAGGCGATCCTGCTGCTGTTCCAGCGCCACGGACGGGTGCGTGAGGCGCGCGAACCGGGGCGTGAGCCCTGGGCGGTGGCGCAGGCCAAGGCGCTGTTGGACAGTCGCCTGGCCGACCCGCCCTCGCTCGAGCAGTTGGCGGCGGCGGTCAGCCTGTCGCCGTTCCACTTCGCCCGGGTGTTCCGCCGCGCCACCGGCTTGCCGCCCCACGCCTGGCTGCGGCAGCGACGCCTGCAGCAGGCCAGGGCGCAATTGCAGCGGGGCTCGACGCCGCTCGCCGTGGCCATGCAGCTGGGGTTCGCCGACCAGAGCCACCTCAGCCGCCAGTTCAAGCAGGCCTACGGTGTCACCCCCGGCGAATACCGCAAGGCCTGCGGCGCCTGA
- a CDS encoding antitoxin Xre/MbcA/ParS toxin-binding domain-containing protein, translating into MSALVRPVADADAVLAKALLNTREQLGLTQQELADIVGVHRTAISRWADTGLRPQSKSGELALLLIRVYRALFALFGGNLQDMRHFLRTDNRHLAGVPLELMGRVQGLVHVVEYLDAIRGKV; encoded by the coding sequence ATGAGCGCACTAGTTCGACCGGTTGCCGACGCCGATGCGGTGTTGGCCAAGGCCCTGCTCAATACCCGTGAGCAGCTGGGGCTGACGCAGCAGGAATTGGCCGACATCGTCGGCGTGCACCGCACGGCGATCAGCCGTTGGGCAGACACGGGCCTGCGTCCGCAAAGCAAGAGCGGTGAGCTGGCGCTCTTGTTGATCCGCGTTTATCGCGCCCTGTTCGCCCTGTTTGGCGGCAATCTGCAGGATATGCGGCATTTCCTGCGTACCGACAACCGTCACCTGGCCGGCGTGCCGCTGGAGTTGATGGGGCGGGTGCAGGGGTTGGTGCACGTGGTGGAGTATCTGGACGCGATTCGCGGCAAAGTCTGA
- a CDS encoding MgtC/SapB family protein — protein MPPALDTLLNFASALAAGLLIGAERGWQQRDAEDGRFAAGIRTFALSALLGGFAQLLGEHLGVTAWAVVFASFAALVIAAYFGELRLQGDMGMTSEVALLITFLLGSLAVAGHPPLAAAGAVAVALLLSLKRVLHGSLQRLREIELSGALKLLFISLVLLPALPNRPYGPWQVFNPYITWWMVVLIAGLGFIAYMAMRLMGTRQGLLITALLGSVVSSTAMTITLARLDRDAGLRSLLACGLLITSALMFPRVLLEVGLVNARLLPQLLWPLSVAALVYAGGALAYALRPAKQPAEPAAPPLQNPFELAPALRFAALLVLILFVVEGARRWLGDVGVYLVALLSGLADVDAITLSLARSAHSELNEQIAVQGIFLAVLSNSLVKGLLIALIGGRGLALRTLPVMAAGLLAGLGVLWLA, from the coding sequence GTGCCCCCAGCCCTCGACACCCTGCTGAATTTCGCCAGCGCTCTGGCAGCCGGCCTGTTGATCGGCGCCGAACGTGGCTGGCAGCAGCGCGACGCCGAGGACGGCCGCTTCGCCGCCGGCATCCGCACCTTTGCGCTCAGTGCCCTGCTCGGCGGTTTCGCCCAGTTGCTGGGCGAGCACCTCGGCGTCACCGCCTGGGCGGTGGTCTTCGCCAGCTTCGCCGCCCTGGTGATCGCCGCCTATTTCGGCGAGCTCAGGCTGCAAGGCGACATGGGCATGACCAGCGAGGTGGCGCTGCTGATCACCTTTCTGCTCGGCAGCCTGGCGGTCGCCGGCCATCCGCCCCTGGCCGCCGCCGGCGCGGTGGCGGTGGCCCTGTTGCTGAGTCTCAAGCGGGTGTTGCACGGCTCGCTGCAGCGGCTCAGGGAGATCGAGCTGTCCGGCGCGCTCAAGCTGCTGTTCATTTCCCTGGTGCTGCTGCCGGCGCTGCCCAATCGACCCTATGGTCCCTGGCAGGTGTTCAATCCCTACATCACCTGGTGGATGGTGGTGCTGATTGCCGGCCTGGGCTTCATCGCCTACATGGCGATGCGTCTGATGGGCACCCGTCAGGGGCTATTGATCACCGCGCTGCTCGGCAGCGTCGTCTCCTCCACGGCGATGACCATCACCCTGGCCCGCCTCGACCGCGACGCCGGGCTGAGGTCCCTGCTGGCCTGCGGGTTGCTGATCACCTCGGCCCTGATGTTTCCCCGGGTCCTGCTGGAAGTCGGCCTGGTCAACGCCCGGTTGCTGCCGCAGCTGCTCTGGCCCTTGAGCGTAGCCGCGCTGGTCTATGCCGGCGGCGCGCTGGCCTATGCCCTGCGCCCGGCCAAGCAGCCGGCGGAGCCGGCCGCCCCGCCCCTGCAGAACCCCTTCGAACTGGCCCCGGCCCTGCGCTTCGCCGCGCTGCTGGTACTGATCCTGTTCGTCGTCGAAGGGGCCAGGCGTTGGCTCGGCGATGTCGGCGTGTACCTGGTGGCGTTGCTCTCCGGCCTCGCCGATGTCGACGCCATTACCCTGTCCCTGGCACGTAGCGCCCACAGCGAACTGAACGAGCAGATCGCGGTGCAGGGCATCTTCCTCGCCGTGCTGAGCAACAGCCTGGTCAAGGGCCTGCTGATCGCCCTGATCGGCGGGCGCGGGCTGGCCCTGCGGACCCTGCCGGTGATGGCGGCCGGCCTGCTCGCCGGGCTCGGGGTGTTGTGGCTGGCTTGA
- the rmuC gene encoding DNA recombination protein RmuC, with product MLQERLNGAQLAQAGLSAQLDACRQEIAEIGEIKADQQAELAALRREAELLQHERQVAREAAQAWQAQREEQEAELRRLGAEKAALSAELREQQESHQQRLADLQGSRDELRAQFAELAGKIFDEREQRFAETSQQRLGQLLDPLKERIQAFEKRVEESYQQEARERFSLGKELERLQQLNQRLGDEALSLSRALKGQKTQGNWGELVLERVLEHAGLEKGREYQTQVSLKSVEGERFQPDVLIQLPGDKQVVVDAKVSLSAYQQFVAAEDEAARQQALKLHVQSLRGHLKGLSRKDYQRLEGLHSLDFVLLFVPIEAAFAAALQADPGLFQEAFEQHIVIVSPTTLLATLRVIDSLWRQERQSQNAREIAERAGALYDKFVAFIQDLDEMGGRLQQLDKAYAAARNKLCEGRGNIISRVENLKLLGARASKSLPAELLEQAAAVPLLDEAGE from the coding sequence CTGCTGCAGGAGCGTCTCAATGGCGCACAGTTGGCCCAGGCTGGTTTGAGCGCCCAGCTCGATGCCTGCCGCCAGGAGATCGCCGAGATCGGCGAGATCAAGGCCGATCAGCAGGCCGAGCTGGCTGCCTTGCGCCGTGAGGCCGAGCTGCTGCAGCACGAGCGGCAGGTCGCTCGCGAGGCGGCCCAGGCCTGGCAGGCGCAGCGCGAGGAGCAGGAGGCCGAACTGCGTCGCCTGGGCGCCGAGAAGGCCGCCTTGAGCGCCGAGCTGCGCGAGCAGCAGGAGAGCCACCAGCAGCGCCTGGCGGACCTGCAAGGCTCGCGTGACGAGTTGCGGGCGCAGTTTGCCGAACTGGCCGGAAAGATCTTCGACGAGCGCGAGCAGCGGTTTGCCGAGACCAGTCAGCAGCGCCTCGGCCAGCTGCTCGACCCGCTCAAGGAGCGCATCCAGGCCTTCGAAAAGCGTGTGGAAGAAAGCTACCAGCAGGAGGCGCGCGAGCGTTTCTCCCTGGGCAAGGAACTGGAGCGTCTGCAGCAGCTCAACCAGCGCCTGGGCGACGAGGCACTGAGCCTGAGCCGGGCCCTGAAGGGGCAGAAGACCCAGGGCAACTGGGGCGAGCTGGTGTTGGAGCGGGTGCTGGAGCATGCCGGCCTGGAGAAGGGCCGCGAATACCAGACCCAGGTCAGCCTGAAGAGCGTCGAGGGCGAGCGCTTCCAGCCGGACGTGCTGATCCAGCTGCCCGGCGACAAGCAGGTGGTGGTGGACGCCAAGGTCAGCCTGAGCGCCTACCAGCAGTTCGTCGCCGCCGAGGACGAGGCGGCCCGCCAGCAGGCCCTGAAGCTGCATGTGCAGTCGCTGCGCGGTCACCTCAAGGGGCTGTCGCGCAAGGACTACCAGCGCCTGGAGGGCCTGCACAGCCTGGACTTCGTCCTGCTCTTCGTGCCGATCGAGGCGGCCTTCGCCGCCGCCCTGCAGGCCGATCCCGGGCTGTTCCAGGAGGCTTTCGAGCAGCACATCGTGATCGTCAGCCCGACCACCCTGCTGGCCACCCTGCGGGTGATCGACAGTCTCTGGCGCCAGGAGCGGCAGAGCCAGAACGCCCGCGAGATCGCCGAGCGCGCCGGCGCGCTGTACGACAAGTTCGTCGCCTTCATCCAGGACCTGGACGAGATGGGCGGGCGCCTGCAGCAGCTGGACAAGGCCTACGCGGCGGCGCGCAACAAGTTGTGCGAAGGGCGCGGCAACATCATCAGCCGGGTGGAGAACCTCAAGCTGCTCGGTGCCAGGGCCAGCAAGAGCCTGCCGGCCGAGCTGCTCGAGCAGGCCGCCGCTGTGCCGCTGCTGGACGAGGCGGGCGAATAG
- a CDS encoding hybrid sensor histidine kinase/response regulator encodes MSLSSGLIATVALIYMAILFAIAFYGDRRRTPLPPRMRAWVYSLSLAVYCTSWTFFGAVGQAAEQLWSFLPIYLGPILLMLLAPWVLQKMVMISKEENITSIADFIAARYGKSQTLAIVVALICLVGVLPYIALQLKGIVLGVNLLIGAGADANGIRAQDTALLVSLILALFTILFGTRNLDVTEHHRGMVLAIAFESLVKLLAFLAVGAFVTYGLYNGFADLFQQAHSAPELSGFWAEAMNWPAMLTLTGMAMIAIVCLPRQFHVTVVENIEPKDLRLARWVFPAYLVLAALFVVPIALAGQMLLPAGVTPDSFVISLPLAQAHPALALLAFIGGASAATGMVIVASVALSTMISNDMLLPWLLHRKNAERPFEAFRHWMLTARRVSIVLILLLAYVCYRLLGEGASLATIGQVSFAAIGQLGPAMFGALVWKQANRRGVFAGLGVGSLLWFYTLIMPLVARSLGWPLSSLPGLQALLHAPIGFEVDPLTRGVVLSLAGNFLLFAWVSYFSRTRVSEHWQAGRFIGHDFGAKPSSRSLLAVQVEDLLLLASRFVGEERARQSFQRFAARQGQDFAAEQPANSEWIAHTERLLAGVLGASSTRAVVRAAIEGREMQVEDVVRIVDEASEVLQFNRALLQGAIENITQGISVVDQSLRLVAWNRRYLELFDYPEGQVYVGRPIAELIRFNARRGLLGAGDVDIEQSVARRLHWMRQGTPHTYERTFPNGRVIELIGNPMPGGGFVMSFTDITEFRQAEQALTEANEGLEQRVAERTRELSQLNQALGEAKAVAEAANQSKTRFLAAVSHDLMQPLNAARLFSAALSHQNEALPRETRELVRHLDSSLRSAEDLISDLLDISRLENGRISPERNAFVLDSLFDTLGAEFKVLAAEQGIDFRLRGSRLRVDSDCKLLRRVLQNFLTNAFRYAKGRVLLGVRRRGGQLRLEVWDRGPGIPEDKRKVIFEEFKRLDSHQTRAEKGLGLGLAIADGLCRVLEHKLEVQSWPGKGSVFSVSVPLARSAEVKPKPTAAELNGQLLTGSQVLCIDNEDSILAGMHSLLSRWGCQVWTARNRLECEHLLSEDLRPHVALVDYHLDEGETGTELMAWLRTRLGEPLPGVVISADGRPELIDAVHAAGLDYLAKPVKPAALRALLSRHLSLR; translated from the coding sequence ATGTCGCTGTCCAGCGGGCTGATCGCCACGGTCGCCCTGATCTACATGGCCATCCTGTTCGCCATCGCTTTCTATGGCGACCGCCGCCGCACGCCCCTGCCGCCGCGGATGCGCGCCTGGGTCTACAGCCTGTCGCTGGCGGTGTACTGCACCAGCTGGACCTTCTTCGGCGCGGTCGGCCAGGCCGCCGAGCAGCTCTGGTCGTTCCTGCCGATCTACCTGGGTCCCATCCTGCTGATGCTGCTCGCCCCCTGGGTGCTGCAGAAGATGGTGATGATCAGCAAGGAGGAGAACATCACCTCGATCGCCGACTTCATCGCCGCGCGCTACGGCAAGTCCCAGACCCTGGCGATAGTCGTGGCGCTGATCTGCCTGGTCGGCGTGCTGCCCTATATCGCCCTGCAACTCAAGGGCATCGTCCTCGGCGTCAACCTGCTGATCGGCGCCGGGGCCGACGCCAACGGCATTCGCGCCCAGGACACGGCGCTGCTGGTCTCGCTGATCCTGGCGCTGTTCACCATCCTGTTCGGCACGCGCAACCTGGATGTCACAGAACACCACCGCGGCATGGTGCTGGCGATCGCCTTCGAATCGCTGGTCAAGCTGCTGGCCTTCCTCGCCGTCGGCGCCTTCGTCACCTACGGCCTGTACAACGGCTTCGCCGACCTGTTCCAGCAGGCCCACAGCGCCCCGGAGCTGAGCGGTTTCTGGGCCGAGGCGATGAACTGGCCGGCCATGCTGACGCTGACCGGCATGGCGATGATCGCCATCGTCTGCCTGCCCCGGCAGTTCCATGTCACCGTGGTGGAAAACATCGAACCCAAGGACCTGCGCCTGGCGCGCTGGGTGTTTCCCGCCTATCTGGTGCTGGCGGCACTGTTCGTCGTACCCATCGCCCTGGCCGGGCAGATGCTGTTGCCGGCGGGGGTGACGCCGGACTCCTTCGTGATCAGCCTGCCACTGGCCCAGGCCCACCCGGCATTGGCCCTGCTGGCCTTCATCGGCGGCGCCTCGGCCGCCACCGGCATGGTCATCGTCGCCTCGGTGGCCCTGTCGACCATGATCTCCAACGACATGCTGCTGCCCTGGCTGCTGCACAGAAAGAACGCCGAACGCCCCTTCGAGGCGTTCCGCCACTGGATGCTCACGGCACGCCGGGTGAGCATCGTGCTGATCCTGCTGCTGGCCTACGTCTGCTACCGGCTGCTCGGCGAGGGCGCCAGCCTGGCAACCATTGGCCAGGTGTCCTTCGCCGCCATCGGCCAGCTGGGCCCGGCGATGTTCGGCGCCCTGGTGTGGAAGCAGGCCAACCGCCGCGGGGTGTTCGCCGGCCTGGGGGTCGGCTCGCTGCTGTGGTTCTACACCCTGATCATGCCGCTGGTGGCACGCAGCCTGGGCTGGCCGCTGAGCAGCCTGCCCGGCCTGCAGGCGCTGCTGCACGCCCCCATCGGCTTCGAGGTCGACCCCCTGACCCGCGGCGTGGTGCTGTCGCTGGCCGGCAATTTCCTGCTGTTCGCTTGGGTCTCCTACTTCTCCCGCACCCGGGTCTCCGAGCACTGGCAGGCCGGGCGCTTCATCGGTCACGACTTCGGCGCCAAGCCGAGCAGCCGCAGCCTGCTGGCGGTGCAGGTCGAGGACCTGCTGCTGCTGGCCAGCCGCTTCGTCGGCGAGGAGCGGGCACGGCAGAGCTTCCAGCGCTTCGCCGCGCGTCAAGGCCAGGACTTCGCGGCCGAGCAGCCGGCCAACAGCGAATGGATCGCCCACACCGAACGCCTGCTCGCCGGTGTGCTGGGCGCCTCCTCGACCCGTGCCGTGGTGCGCGCGGCCATCGAGGGGCGGGAGATGCAAGTCGAGGATGTGGTGCGCATCGTCGACGAGGCCAGCGAGGTGCTGCAGTTCAACCGCGCCCTGCTGCAGGGCGCGATCGAGAACATCACCCAGGGCATCAGCGTGGTCGACCAGTCGCTGCGCCTGGTGGCCTGGAACCGCCGCTACCTCGAGCTGTTCGACTACCCCGAAGGTCAGGTCTACGTCGGCCGGCCGATTGCCGAACTGATCCGTTTCAATGCCCGGCGCGGCCTGCTCGGCGCGGGCGACGTAGATATCGAACAAAGCGTCGCCCGGCGCCTGCACTGGATGCGCCAGGGCACGCCGCACACCTACGAACGCACCTTCCCCAACGGCCGGGTGATCGAACTGATCGGCAACCCGATGCCCGGCGGCGGCTTCGTCATGAGCTTCACCGACATCACCGAATTTCGCCAGGCCGAACAGGCCCTCACGGAAGCCAACGAGGGCCTGGAGCAGCGGGTGGCCGAGCGCACCCGCGAACTGTCGCAGCTGAACCAGGCCCTCGGCGAAGCCAAGGCCGTGGCCGAGGCCGCCAACCAGTCCAAGACCCGCTTCCTCGCCGCCGTCAGCCACGACCTGATGCAACCGCTCAACGCCGCCCGCCTGTTCTCCGCCGCCCTCTCCCACCAGAACGAGGCCCTGCCGCGCGAGACCCGGGAACTGGTGCGCCACCTGGACAGCTCGCTGCGCTCGGCCGAAGACCTGATCAGCGACCTGCTGGACATCTCGCGCCTGGAAAACGGCCGCATCAGCCCGGAGCGCAACGCCTTCGTCCTCGACAGCCTGTTCGACACCCTGGGCGCCGAATTCAAGGTACTGGCCGCCGAGCAAGGCATCGACTTCCGCCTGCGCGGCAGCCGCCTGCGCGTGGACAGCGACTGCAAGCTGCTGCGCCGGGTGCTGCAGAACTTCCTCACCAACGCCTTCCGCTATGCCAAGGGCCGCGTGCTGCTCGGCGTACGCCGCCGGGGCGGGCAGCTGCGCCTGGAGGTCTGGGACCGCGGGCCGGGCATCCCGGAGGACAAGCGCAAGGTGATCTTCGAGGAGTTCAAACGCCTGGACAGCCATCAGACCCGCGCCGAGAAGGGCCTGGGCCTGGGCCTGGCGATCGCCGACGGCCTGTGCCGGGTGCTCGAGCACAAGCTGGAAGTACAGTCCTGGCCCGGCAAGGGCAGCGTGTTCAGCGTCAGCGTGCCCCTGGCCCGGTCTGCGGAGGTCAAACCCAAGCCGACCGCCGCCGAGCTCAACGGCCAACTGCTCACCGGCAGTCAGGTGCTGTGCATCGACAACGAGGACAGCATCCTCGCCGGCATGCACAGCCTGCTGTCGCGCTGGGGCTGCCAGGTATGGACCGCGCGCAATCGTCTGGAGTGCGAGCACCTGCTCAGCGAGGACCTGCGTCCCCATGTGGCGCTGGTCGACTACCACCTCGACGAGGGCGAGACCGGCACCGAGCTGATGGCCTGGCTACGCACCCGCCTCGGCGAGCCGCTGCCAGGCGTGGTGATCAGCGCCGATGGCCGCCCCGAGCTGATCGATGCCGTGCACGCCGCCGGCCTCGACTACCTGGCCAAACCGGTCAAGCCGGCGGCCTTGCGCGCCTTGCTCAGCCGCCACCTGAGCCTGCGCTGA
- a CDS encoding RES family NAD+ phosphorylase has product MDIWHECRGTEQIAPLRGRLVRLVESQEQVATVQLVDTLAEQALLEALLETSKPPLPQEVEPLHYLLKTPFRYPPLRWGSRFGTRQEPSLFYAALRLETAMAEAAYYRFVLWDGMASAPPSGRVLSEHSSFEARYQVERGIRLQRTPFSQFQPELCHPSDYRHCQALGASMRAAGVAAFEYRSARCPLGGSNVALYSPQALAEKRPRNLLPWLCETTAAYVAFKNAQAPDTPRLFQLTDYLIDGRLPLPA; this is encoded by the coding sequence ATGGACATCTGGCATGAGTGCCGCGGGACCGAGCAGATCGCCCCCCTGAGGGGGCGGCTGGTGCGATTGGTCGAGAGCCAGGAACAGGTCGCCACTGTGCAACTGGTGGATACCCTGGCCGAGCAGGCGCTGCTCGAGGCGCTGCTGGAAACCAGCAAGCCGCCGTTGCCGCAGGAGGTCGAGCCCCTGCATTACCTGCTGAAAACCCCCTTCCGCTATCCGCCCTTGCGCTGGGGCTCGCGCTTCGGCACGCGCCAGGAACCCAGTCTGTTCTATGCGGCGCTGCGCCTGGAAACGGCGATGGCGGAGGCGGCCTACTACCGCTTCGTGCTGTGGGACGGCATGGCCAGCGCTCCGCCCAGTGGGCGCGTGCTGTCCGAGCATTCCTCGTTCGAGGCGCGTTATCAGGTCGAGCGCGGCATACGCTTGCAGCGAACACCGTTCAGCCAGTTCCAGCCCGAGCTGTGTCATCCGAGCGACTATCGACACTGCCAGGCCTTGGGCGCGAGCATGCGCGCGGCCGGGGTCGCGGCTTTCGAGTACCGCTCGGCACGCTGCCCCCTCGGCGGCAGTAACGTCGCGCTGTACAGCCCTCAGGCGCTGGCGGAGAAGCGTCCGCGCAACCTGTTGCCCTGGCTGTGCGAAACCACGGCCGCCTATGTGGCCTTCAAGAATGCTCAGGCGCCCGACACGCCGCGGCTGTTCCAGCTGACGGACTACCTGATCGACGGCCGCTTGCCCCTGCCGGCCTGA
- a CDS encoding AzlC family ABC transporter permease, whose amino-acid sequence MTRSQEFTQGARDMLPMLLGAMPFGIIFGSLAGAAGLSPWQTLGMSLLVFAGSAQFIAISLLGVGTGLAVLLLTTLVVNLRHALYSASLQPYVRHLPKRWRVPLAFWLTDEAYAVVQHRYLDADASPNKHWYFLGAALAMYLNWQLCTLVGVLFGQSVPNLAAWGLDFAMLATFIGIVVPMLRNSPQVAAALVAGAVALAFHGLPYKLGLLAAAFSGIVVGVLLERRQAPVCAEVV is encoded by the coding sequence ATGACCCGCTCGCAAGAATTCACCCAGGGCGCCCGCGACATGCTGCCGATGCTGCTCGGCGCCATGCCCTTCGGCATCATCTTCGGCAGCCTGGCCGGCGCCGCCGGCCTCAGCCCCTGGCAGACCCTCGGCATGTCGCTGTTGGTATTCGCCGGTTCGGCGCAGTTCATCGCCATCAGCCTGCTCGGCGTGGGCACCGGCCTGGCCGTGCTGCTGCTCACCACCCTGGTGGTCAACCTGCGTCACGCCCTGTACAGCGCCAGCCTGCAGCCGTACGTCCGCCACCTGCCCAAGCGTTGGCGGGTGCCGCTGGCCTTCTGGCTGACCGACGAGGCCTATGCCGTGGTGCAACACCGCTATCTGGACGCGGATGCCTCGCCGAACAAGCATTGGTACTTCCTCGGTGCGGCGCTGGCCATGTACCTGAACTGGCAGCTGTGTACCCTGGTCGGCGTGCTGTTCGGCCAGAGCGTGCCGAACCTCGCCGCCTGGGGCCTGGACTTCGCCATGCTGGCGACCTTTATCGGCATAGTCGTGCCCATGCTGCGCAACAGTCCGCAGGTGGCCGCGGCCCTGGTGGCCGGGGCGGTGGCCCTGGCCTTCCATGGCCTGCCATACAAGCTCGGCCTGCTGGCGGCCGCGTTCAGCGGCATTGTGGTCGGTGTGCTGCTCGAGCGCCGCCAGGCGCCCGTATGCGCGGAGGTGGTCTGA
- a CDS encoding tetratricopeptide repeat protein: MSRALPRLPVETPSPRPRLPLRVALWLLDNPRLGHARSVKRFAGHLLKQPAREGVVQAQSRLGQMLCRDCGNTRDRRIGLELLRQAARAGDRRAQLELGRFYSLPRSHEPQQARHWLELAATQGSHEARRLLNSL; encoded by the coding sequence ATGTCCCGCGCTTTGCCTCGCTTGCCCGTCGAAACCCCTTCCCCCCGTCCGCGCTTGCCGCTGCGTGTCGCCCTGTGGCTGCTGGACAACCCCCGCCTGGGCCATGCCCGTAGCGTCAAGCGTTTCGCCGGGCATCTGCTCAAGCAGCCGGCCCGCGAGGGCGTGGTGCAGGCGCAGAGCCGCCTGGGGCAGATGCTCTGTCGGGATTGCGGCAACACCCGCGACCGACGCATCGGCCTGGAGCTGTTGCGCCAGGCGGCGCGTGCCGGAGATCGCCGGGCGCAACTGGAGTTGGGCCGGTTCTATAGTCTGCCGCGCAGCCATGAGCCGCAGCAGGCCCGGCACTGGCTGGAGCTGGCCGCGACGCAGGGCTCCCATGAAGCCAGGCGCCTGTTGAACAGCCTCTGA